gcgaccaaaacgctggcttgcatccatagatgcttctcaagcaaatcctgggacgtcattctccccttgtactcggccttggtgaggcggcagctggagtactgcgtccagttttgggctccacaattcaaaaaggatgtggagaagcttgagagagtccaaagaagagccacgcgcatgatcagaggtcagggaagcagaccctacgataacaggctgagagccctggggctctttagcctggaaaagcgcaggctcaggggtgatctgatggccacctataagtttattaggggtgatcaccagtatctgggggaacgtttgttcaccagagcaccccaagggatgacgactaggtcgaatggtcataaactactacaagaccgtttcagtctggacatagggaagaatttctttactgtccgagcccccaaggtctggaacagcctgccattggaggtggttcaagcgccttcattgaacaccttcaagagcaaactggatgtttattttgctgggatcctatgaccccagctgacttcctgccctttaggcaaggggctggactcgatgatcttctgaggtcccttccagccctaacgtctatgaaatctatgaaatttatgcaatgggaatagaaaaagtcctttctaAGTCCatcaagctgggtgccagggctccttcaggaacacagagctgacaggtaacacccTTTGCTGTTTCATCTCTGGGGTCTTGAGTGTCATGAAGCCTGAGACTCCGTGGATAGTCCTGGTTCAAGTTCATGCCAAGGCCTTAGCCCCTTTGAAGACCCTGTGAAATGGATGCCATCTGGGACCGGTGAGTAGAGGAAAGCTCCGTGGGTGCATTCCCTGCAAAAGACCTTctccctggaagcaggcaggaagcacagccttGCTCCTCTCAGAAGAGAGCAACACATCTCTACGTCCTCCCCTCATCCTCAGCCCCTTAGAGCATGAGGCTATTCAGGCACTGCCCTAATGCACGTGTCCCATGTCTGCTTGtcccagcagggcctgaggtgatgATATGGACAGCTGGGGCAGATACCCTGAGAGTCTCAGTCTGAACTGGACCGAATCGGGAACATTagcccagcacagggacctgccccacccttgcctccagcactTGGGGTTTTGGCAGGAAGACCTTGTTTTCTTGAGGGAACACAATGCCAAAGTCCAGgcctgctctgaggcccatcccagtAGAAGGAATAGCAGTGTTTGCCCTTTGCCAGCAGGGTAGTAACTAATCTGGAGTTTgtcttccccatgcaggaggtgccaggctgctgagcagagctgaagaGGAGCCTTCTGTGCAAGGGtctgcagacctggagccagcGCAGACTTCCCCAGTGAGTTTGAGTGAGATGAACTCCCTGGGACCTGAGAAGGAGCCATGGCACGAGAGTCATGGGAGGCCGcaaaagcagaaggagaatgTAGCCATGAGCCAGGTACCATCTCAAGTTGGGCATCagggtggagaaggggcagaACCTAGATAGAGCCCTGGGTGCAGGCAAGAATTGGTGGAGCTGAAAGACCTTAAGAGCCACTGGAAAGATGCACTGCATGCAAgcaaaggcagtggggagggcctcggagggaagcaggagctcactTCCAAGCACGGGCAGAGCTCAGCCCTACCTGAAGGTCAGGAAAACGTTTCAGTGCCCATCACTGCTGGCTCTTCACAAGATAAGGTAGACTGGGGAGAAGTCCCATGTATGCATCAAGtttgggaagagcttcacctgcctctgccctggttgcTTACTGCCAGACCCATTGTGGAGAGCTACCCCACTGCTTCACCCAatgggggaagagctttgtgcgcCCCACAGACCTGGTGAAGTACCTACATGTGCAGAGGGGGAagtgtcaggcacagctgtggcaaGAGTGGAAAGACCTCCACCCCTTTTTTCTCCTTGCTTCCAGGACCGGTGCATCCCCCTAGGGAGGAAGACACACCACTGCActgagtgcaggaagaacttcagctgcttgcaagacctgtcccagcatgAGTGTCTGCAGCACCgctgcaccaagtgtgggaagagattcaggcagctcTCCAAACTGGCAAGGCACTGCTGCATTCACACAAGAGAGAAGCTACATCAGTGTTCAGAGTGTGAGAAGAGCTTCACTTACCCCTCCCAGCTGGCTCTGCACAAGCGTATCCACACGGGGGaaaagccatatcagtgctcagagtgtgggaagagcttcagttactCCTTCAGACTGGCTGCGCACAAGCAtgtccacacgggggagaagccacatcagtgctcagagtgtgggaagagcttcacttaccCCTCCCGGCTGGCTGTGCACCAGTgtatccacacgggggagaagccacatcagtgctcagagtgtgggaagagcttcagttactCCTCCGACCAggctcggcaccagcgtatccacacaggggaaaagccatatcagtgctcagagtgtgggaagagcttcagttactCCTTCAGGCTGGCTGCGCACAAGCAtgtccacactggggagaagccgcatcagtgctcagagtgttgGAAGAGCTTCAGTTACTCCTCCAGGCTGGCTGTGCAGAAGCAtgtccacacgggggagaagccacatcagtgctcagagtgtgggaagagcttcactcggtcctcccacctggctcggcaccagcgtatccacacaggggagaagccacatcagtgctcagagtgtgggaagagcttcactcggtCCTCCCACCTGGCTTTTCACCAACatatccacacgggggagaagccatatcagtgctcagagtgtgggaagagcttcactcagccCTCCATCCTGGCTatgca
This genomic window from Alligator mississippiensis isolate rAllMis1 chromosome 2, rAllMis1, whole genome shotgun sequence contains:
- the LOC106739235 gene encoding zinc finger protein 883, with translation MRGGACRVLARRPGAVTRGCGPQVPVRGSGGPPTRRGPGGDPRPGQRRGAMGTPPGPGGRPPHAPRQQPGAGTLQRAEQQPAEEGPVILELQRTCAGSLEERSSLTPEPGQVQKGQGRPPKQEESLELREVFEDVAVYFTRKEWELLDDEDKVLYQEQMLKNYQALVSLGYQGPTPDLICSIQRGHLKLWVCDDEDIGEISRSEGLLPGGARLLSRAEEEPSVQGSADLEPAQTSPVSLSEMNSLGPEKEPWHESHGRPQKQKENVAMSQDRCIPLGRKTHHCTECRKNFSCLQDLSQHECLQHRCTKCGKRFRQLSKLARHCCIHTREKLHQCSECEKSFTYPSQLALHKRIHTGEKPYQCSECGKSFSYSFRLAAHKHVHTGEKPHQCSECGKSFTYPSRLAVHQCIHTGEKPHQCSECGKSFSYSSDQARHQRIHTGEKPYQCSECGKSFSYSFRLAAHKHVHTGEKPHQCSECWKSFSYSSRLAVQKHVHTGEKPHQCSECGKSFTRSSHLARHQRIHTGEKPHQCSECGKSFTRSSHLAFHQHIHTGEKPYQCSECGKSFTQPSILAMHQRIHTGEKPHKCSECGKSFTRSSSLSQHQRIHTGEKPHQCSECGKSFTYSSKLSEHWRIHTGEKPHQCSECGKSFTYSHQLALHQRIHTGEKPHQCSECGKSFTYSRQLALHHRVHTGEKPHQCSECGKSFSYSCYLARHQRIHTGEKPH